In Trichoderma atroviride chromosome 2, complete sequence, one DNA window encodes the following:
- a CDS encoding uncharacterized protein (BUSCO:EOG092D3GMS), with the protein MAGGDAKKGANLFKTRCAQCHTVEKDGGHKIGPNLHGLFGRKSGTTAGYSFTDANKNKGVVWDDTTLFEYIENPKKYIPGTKMAFGGLKKEKDRHDLNAYLKQATA; encoded by the exons ATGGCTGGTG GTGACGCTAAGAAGGGTGCCAACCTCTTCAAGACCCGTTGTGCTCAGTGCCACACCGTCGAGAAGGACGGCGGCCACAAGATCGGCCCCAACCTGCACGGCCTCTTTGGCCGCAAGTCTGGTACCACCGCCGGCTACAGCTTCACCGATgccaacaagaacaagggcGTTGTCTGGGACGACACCACCCTGTTCGAGTACATTGAGAACCCCAAGAAGTACATTCCCGGCACCAAGATGGCCTTTGGTGGcctcaagaaggagaaggatcGCCATGACCTCAACGC CTACCTCAAGCAGGCTACCGCTTAA
- a CDS encoding uncharacterized protein (BUSCO:EOG092D1ZEJ), with the protein MFNIGRSRAAASALSAAKLHVTPSVRLPGVAQQRRALSIHEYLSADLLRKYGVGVPQGAVAKTAAEAKAVAKDIGTGDLVIKAQVLAGGRGKGTFDNGLKGGVRVIYSPHEAEMFAQQMIGHKLITKQTGADGRLCNAVYICERKFARREFYLAILMDRASQTPVIVSSSQGGVDIETVAKEQPDAITTTYIDIKTGVTDEIARGIATGLGFSEQCIEDAKDTIQKLYKIFLERDATQIEINPLSETSDHQVLCMDAKFGFDDNADYRQKEIFEWRDTTQEDPDEVRAAQSNLNFIKLDGDIGCLVNGAGLAMATMDIIKLNGGQPANFLDVGGGATPAAIKEAFELITSDSKVTAVFVNIFGGIVRCDAIANGLIKTVETLNLKIPIIARLQGTNVELAHQIINESGLKIFSIDDLQSAAEKAVQLSKVVKLARDIDVGVEFTLGI; encoded by the exons ATGTTCAACATTGGCCGCAGCCGcgcggcggcgtcggcccTCAGCGCCGCAAAG ctgcacGTCACCCCCTCCGTTCGACTGCCTGGCGTCGCCCAGCAGCGAAGAGCTCTCAGCATCCACGAGTACCTGTCCGCCGACCTGCTGAGAAAG TATGGCGTTGGTGTTCCCCAGGGCGCCGTTGCCAAGACCGCCGCAGAAGCCAAGGCTGTGGCCAAGGACATTGGCACTGGCGATCTCGTCATCAAGGCCCAGGTCCTTGCTGGTGGACGAGGCAAGGGAACCTTTGACAACGGCCTCAAGGGCGGTGTCCGCGTCATCTACTCTCCTCACGAGGCCGAGATGTTTGCCCAGCAGATGATTGGCCACaagctcatcaccaagcaGACCGGCGCCGACGGCCGTCTGTGCAATGCTGTCTACATTTGCGAGCGCAAGTTTGCTCGTCGCGAGTTCTATCTGGCTATCCTGATGGACCGAGCCTCCCAGACCCCCGTCATCGTCTCCTCCTCTCAGGGAGGTGTCGATATCGAGACTGTTGCCAAGGAGCAGCCCGATGCCATCACTACGACCTACATCGACATCAAGACGGGCGTTACCGACGAGATTGCCCGCGGCATCGCCACCGGCCTGGGCTTCAGCGAGCAGTGCATCGAGGATGCCAAGGACACCATCCAGAAGCTCTACAAGATCTTCCTCGAGCGGGACGCTACCCAGATCGAGATCAACCCCCTGTCCGAGACCTCAGACCACCAGGTCCTCTGCATGGATGCCAAGTTTGGCTTCGATGACAACGCCGACTACCGCCAGAAGGAGATTTTCGAGTGGCGCGACACCACCCAGGAGGACCCTGATGAGGTCCGTGCCGCTCAGTCTAACCTCAACTTCATCAAGCTGGATGGTGACATTGGCTGCCTCGTCAACGGTGCCGgtctggccatggccaccatgGACATTATCAAGCTGAACGGCGGCCAGCCCGCCAACTTCCTCGACGTCGGTGGTGGTGCCACTcccgccgccatcaaggagGCCTTTGAGCTCATCACCAGCGACTCCAAGGTCACCGCCGTCTTCGtcaacatctttggcggTATTGTCCGCTGcgacgccatcgccaacggTCTCATCAAGACTGTCGAGACCCTCAACCTGAAGATTCCCATCATTGCCCGTCTTCAGGGCACCAACGTCGAGCTTGCCCATCAGATCATCAACGAGTCTGGTCTGAAGATTTTCTCTATTGATGACCTGCAGAGCGCCGCCGAGAAGGCTGTGCAGCTGTCCAAGGTTGTCAAGTTGG CTCGCGATAttgatgttggtgttgagtTCACCCTGGGTATCTAG
- a CDS encoding uncharacterized protein (EggNog:ENOG41), with protein sequence MALYFIGLIPIITVLVWLRHRVSDIIIRRAGGARAPLLAGNLLSASKLYYEIGKNQYHNRLVDWCTGQLDSLPPGKRTFAEFSLTGSKRVLITRDPEQIKAILATKFPDFGHGPMWHKLWYPFLGDGIFGVDGQLWHDSRSMIRPMFSRDRLRDLAIFDACSDKLVSKIPPSGATVDLKDLFYRWSLDTTTEFLLGENAGSLDFPDNEVFSAIHTVQRLQMYIFVLNPIAPLIPKGEYYRAIKRIEQFIEPIIARTLAICPTRLQELSKSDLEFSFLHSIALYTRDPKLIRDQIMSVLFAGRDTSAATLSWAMYELSNYPQMWAKLRKEVLNKLGPQATPTYEILKNLTYLKNVLNETLRLHPAVPLNMRQVLETTTIPGRPGEAEVVLLKGDSVTINVLGMHTCADLYPPTSEQFADLKIFSPERWEHWTPKPWTYIPFSGGPRICIGQNFALTEMAFCLVRLAQRYERIEYRGDWAAQKLQVDLIGTPALGVPMALYKPGEE encoded by the exons ATGGCTCTCTACTTTATCGGTCTCATACCGATCATCACTGTCCTAGTATGGCTTCGCCATCGTGTCTCAGATATCATAATTAGGAGAGCTGGCGGTGCTCGGGCACCTCTCTTGGCAGGCAATCTGCTATCGG CTTCCAAGCTATACTATGAGATTGGCAAGAATCAGTATCACAACAGACTTGTCGATTGGTGTACTGGCCAGTTGGACAGTCTACCTCCCGGAAAAAGGACATTTGCCGAGTTCAGCCTTACAGGTTCCAAGAGAGTCCTCATCACCCGAGACCCGGAACAGATCAAGGCGATCCTGGCAACAAAATTCCCAGACTTTGGACATGGGCCCATGTGGCATAAACTATGGTATCCCTTTCTTGGAGACGGCATCTTTGGCGTGGATGGCCAGCTTTGGCACGATAGCCGTAGCATGATCAGACCCATGTTCTCCAGGGACAGATTGCGCGATTTGGCCATCTTTGATGCTTGCTCCGACAAACTCGTCTCAAAGATTCCCCCTTCAGGAGCCACTGTTGACTTGAAAGATTTGTTCTACCGCTGGTCGTTGGACACAACGACTGAGTTTTTGCTTGGAGAGAATGCGGGCAGTTTAGATTT TCCAGACAATGAAGTCTTCAGTGCGATACATACAGTTCAGCGTTTGCAAATGTATATATTTGTCCTCAA TCCCATTGCGCCATTGATCCCCAAAGGTGAATACTACCGAGCAATCAAAAGAATAGAGCAGTTTATTGAACCGATTATCGCACGAACCTTGGCCATCTGTCCGACACGACTCCAGGAACTGTCCAAATCGGACTTGGAGTTCTCATTCCTACATAGCATCGCCCTCTACACCAGAGATCCAAAGTTAATCCGAGATCAAATCATGTCTGTGCTATTTGCCGGGAGGGACACTTCAGCAGCAACCCTATCATGGGCAATGTACGAATTGTCAAATTATCCCCAGATGTGGGCCAAGCTGCGCAAAGAGGTCTTGAACAAACTAGGGCCCCAGGCGACGCCAACTTACGAGATACTCAAAAACCTCACATACCTTAAAAACGTCCTCAACGAGACCCTTCGGCTTCATCCGGCTGTCCCTCTTAATATGCGCCAGGTTCTGGAGACCACAACGATCCCCGGTAGGCCCGGAGAAGCTGAAGTCGTTCTTCTCAAAGGAGATTCAGTGACGATAAATGTGCTTGGTATGCACACTTGTGCCGACTTGTATCCACCGACTTCTGAGCAGTTTGCAGACTTGAAGATATTCAGCCCTGAAAGATGGGAGCATTGGACGCCCAAGCCTTGGACGTACATTCCATTCTCGGGAGGCCCTAGGATCTGCATTGGACAGAACTTTGCCCTGACCGAAATGGCATTTTGCT TGGTCCGTCTAGCACAGCGGTATGAAAGGATCGAGTATCGTGGTGATTGGGCAGCACAGAAGCTGCAGGTCGATCTCATTGGGACACCTGCTCTGGGAGTTCCCATGGCACTCTACAAGCCTGGGGAGGAATAA
- a CDS encoding uncharacterized protein (EggNog:ENOG41~TransMembrane:1 (o103-122i)), producing the protein MVTRAVIPRFLLPLQGPLWRGIRIPLSQNVHIRFVSTDKPIVLEKPAKFNPPSHGSRLKRNSMPKHYGPPLTEDEVAAQNKKSYPGLMAPQGSWTHWFWHSRLLHTFITMGALLAMGVYTFFMNYAYNSPFKDLVPPISDLWQQPTYFFSQWKNVILMHEKDKARKAAEHRNRHIDDVAKRRYFMKMHGIEPMDPVAVVFGKNEEKSAEELEAAAMGHEVPPKPETEAPAEQKKKWLGFF; encoded by the exons ATGGTGACGAGGGCCGTCATCCCGCGcttcctgctgccgctgcaggGGCCGCTCTGGCGAGGCATCAGGATCCCCCTCTCGCAGAACGTCCACATCCGCTTCGTGTCGACCGACAAGCCCATCGTGCTGGAGAAGCCGGCCAAGTTCAACCCGCCCTCGCATGGGTCCCGGCTCAAGAGGAACTCGATGCCGAAGCACTACGGCCCGCCGCTGACCGAGGACGAGGTTGCTGCccaaaacaagaagagctACCCCGGGCTGATGGCGCCCCAGGGATCGTGGACACACTGGTTCTGGCACAGCCGGCTGCTGCATACGTTCATCACCATG ggcgcgctgctggccatggGCGTGTACACCTTCTTCATGAACTACGCCTACAACTCCCCCTTCAAGGATCTCGTGCCCCCAATCTCAGACCTGTGGCAACAGCCCACCTACTTCTTCTCCCAGTGGAAGAACGTCATCCTCATGCACGAAAAGGACAAGGCTCGCAAGGCTGCCGAGCACCGGAACCGCCACATCGACGACGTTGCCAAGCGGAGGTACTTTATGAAGATGCACGGCATCGAGCCCATGGACCCTGTGGCCGTGGTTTTCGGCAAGAACGAGGAAAAGTCTGCGGAGGAActcgaggctgctgccatgGGACATGAAGTGCCGCCAAAGCCCGAGACTGAAGCCCCAgcggagcagaagaagaagtggcTGGGCTTTTTTTGA